The following are encoded together in the Neomonachus schauinslandi chromosome X, ASM220157v2, whole genome shotgun sequence genome:
- the LOC110575422 gene encoding 40S ribosomal protein S12-like encodes MVPRQRLGCVQDSAPSLAPAEGGPAAGGVVVINTALQEVRKTALIQDGLAPGIHKSCQSLRQGQAHLCVLASNCDEPVYVKLVEALCAEHQINLIKVDDNKKRGERGGLCGTDTGGEPPHPPPGQGLACSCVIVKDDSKESQARDVIEVYFKCKKRTN; translated from the exons atGG TTCCGAGGCAGAGGCTGGGGTGCGTTCAAGATTCAGCTCCATCCCTGGCCCCGGCCGAGGGAGGCCCTGCGGCTGGAGGTGTCGTGGTCATTAATACTGCTTTACAAGAGGTGCGGAAGACCGCCCTCATCCAGGATGGCCTAGCACCGGGAATTCACAAAAGCTGCCAGAGCCTTCGACAAGGCCAAGCCCACCTTTGTGTGCTTGCATCCAACTGTGACGAGCCTGTGTATGTCAAGTTGGTGGAGGCCCTTTGTGCTGAACACCAAATCAACCTAATTAAGGTTGATGACAACAAGAAAcgaggggagagaggaggcctCTGTGGAACGGACACAGGGggagagcccccccaccccccgccaggcCAAGGGCTTGCTTGCAGCTGTGTTATAGTGAAGGACGACAGCAAAGAGTCTCAGGCCAGGGATGTCATTGAGGTGTACTTCAAATGCAAGAAACGAACAAATTAA